Proteins encoded in a region of the Stieleria neptunia genome:
- a CDS encoding VanZ family protein — protein sequence MFDSDRRRRRMLGLLAIAMLSLAIYGSFLPMRYVPTSWAEATAEFKSLPWFHLGIYRRADWVANGLIILLPSFLMSGAIDWGRSTRWPLMLFSPLVVVVCCAVAVAIEYCQAFFPIRTQSLNDLSAGCVGALLGPLVYLVLGRPFASAVFKLRDAEWSQKLRWLIVVFVFLNLAYAVMPLDLMLQPSDYVTKYHAGRIILLPSMNGLDSPDLMMVLFLSLIRGAILAAMFSVCCGTRTAVLGTIAFALTNEVLQIPVFTRFASAWEVIAATAGIPVGIAGARLVGKTKFLTHAWFWISAGGLALVLITVGTLGRSTGWVESAEAVQTAWGHFWDWPLAKYYFTSEFEAGSNVVAKLGLFAIVGFCFAVGVSKLTGAWRTVAIVWVAIAVVVTATFIEVMQVYLKPHIADASDILLYLTGAMAGWLAYQFVFGLETVGAERGWQNDGVAGAPG from the coding sequence GTGTTTGATTCTGACCGTCGTCGTCGCCGCATGCTGGGGCTGTTGGCGATCGCCATGCTGTCGCTGGCGATCTACGGATCGTTCTTGCCGATGCGATACGTGCCGACAAGTTGGGCGGAGGCAACGGCCGAGTTCAAATCGCTGCCTTGGTTTCATTTGGGAATCTATCGACGTGCCGACTGGGTGGCGAACGGATTGATCATTCTGTTGCCCAGTTTCCTGATGTCCGGTGCGATCGACTGGGGGCGATCGACCCGCTGGCCGCTCATGCTTTTCTCGCCGCTTGTTGTGGTCGTGTGCTGTGCGGTCGCAGTGGCCATCGAATATTGCCAGGCGTTCTTTCCGATTCGCACGCAATCGTTGAACGACCTTTCCGCTGGCTGTGTCGGCGCGCTGCTCGGTCCGCTGGTCTATCTGGTGCTTGGGCGCCCGTTTGCCAGCGCGGTATTTAAGCTGCGCGACGCGGAATGGTCACAGAAACTTCGCTGGCTGATCGTTGTGTTTGTGTTCTTGAATCTGGCGTACGCGGTGATGCCGCTGGATTTGATGCTGCAGCCCTCTGATTATGTGACGAAGTATCACGCGGGCCGGATCATCTTGTTGCCGTCGATGAATGGATTGGATTCGCCCGATTTGATGATGGTTTTGTTTCTTTCGCTCATCCGCGGGGCGATTCTGGCGGCCATGTTTTCGGTGTGCTGTGGGACCCGAACCGCGGTGCTGGGGACCATTGCGTTTGCCTTGACCAACGAAGTGTTGCAGATCCCGGTCTTCACACGATTCGCTTCTGCATGGGAGGTCATTGCGGCGACCGCGGGGATCCCGGTTGGGATTGCCGGTGCGCGACTCGTTGGCAAGACGAAATTTTTGACGCATGCTTGGTTTTGGATCTCAGCAGGCGGTTTGGCGCTCGTGCTGATCACGGTGGGGACACTCGGGCGTTCGACCGGCTGGGTGGAATCTGCCGAGGCGGTCCAGACGGCGTGGGGGCATTTCTGGGACTGGCCGTTGGCGAAGTACTACTTCACGTCGGAATTCGAGGCGGGGTCCAATGTGGTTGCGAAGCTGGGGCTGTTCGCGATCGTCGGATTCTGTTTCGCGGTCGGTGTCTCGAAACTGACGGGGGCCTGGCGGACGGTGGCGATTGTCTGGGTTGCTATCGCCGTCGTGGTCACCGCGACGTTCATCGAAGTGATGCAGGTGTATCTGAAGCCTCACATCGCCGATGCGTCAGATATCCTGCTTTACCTGACTGGAGCGATGGCCGGTTGGCTTGCGTACCAATTTGTGTTCGGGTTGGAGACGGTGGGGGCGGAGCGAGGGTGGCAGAATGATGGGGTGGCAGGTGCGCCGGGATAA
- a CDS encoding glycosyltransferase: MTRPNNASDVPFDVAPDKEVVLHTRVVTETGGGPEKTILMSAPFLSQSEYALAAVYMHAPNDEGFHVIRRRARAWNSPLIGVPDKGAKDLRVLWQMLRLCRKYKVKVWHAHDYKSNLFGLLLRPFHRMQLVTTVHGWVVHTEKTPLYYKIDKWCLPHYQHVICVSDDLYREVSELGVPQDRLTYLPNAIDESDFCRKRIPADSPMRLDRGVPASRILVGAVGRLMPEKSFDQLIHAAAKLLNEGIDLEVWIAGEGSSRQPLQALIDELQLGERVKLIGFCDDTKAFYESLDLFVLASQREGLPNVILEAAAMSVPIVSTRVAGVPKMLTDGESGLLCDIGDLEGLTSAIGRLASDGQKRASLAASARKLIEEQYSFRKRMECIRGIYDRLLSKSNSAADDPSNRQT; encoded by the coding sequence ATGACTCGACCCAACAACGCGTCTGACGTTCCCTTCGATGTTGCACCGGACAAAGAGGTGGTGCTGCACACCCGCGTCGTGACGGAAACGGGAGGCGGACCAGAAAAGACAATTCTGATGTCGGCTCCGTTCCTGTCGCAATCCGAATACGCGTTGGCCGCTGTCTACATGCATGCCCCCAACGACGAGGGGTTTCACGTCATTCGCCGGCGCGCTCGTGCGTGGAACAGTCCCTTGATTGGTGTTCCCGACAAGGGCGCGAAAGACTTGCGGGTATTATGGCAAATGCTTCGTTTGTGCAGGAAATACAAGGTCAAGGTGTGGCACGCCCATGACTACAAATCAAATCTGTTCGGGCTTCTTCTGAGGCCATTTCACCGCATGCAGCTTGTCACGACGGTTCATGGTTGGGTCGTGCACACGGAAAAAACACCGCTGTACTACAAAATCGACAAATGGTGTCTGCCCCATTATCAGCATGTGATTTGCGTTTCCGACGACCTTTATCGCGAAGTTTCGGAATTGGGCGTCCCCCAGGACAGACTGACCTATCTCCCAAACGCGATTGATGAATCCGACTTTTGTCGCAAGCGCATCCCGGCGGACTCACCGATGAGACTCGACCGAGGAGTACCGGCGAGCCGGATCTTGGTGGGGGCGGTGGGGCGTTTGATGCCGGAAAAGTCGTTCGACCAATTAATCCATGCCGCCGCCAAGCTGTTGAACGAGGGGATTGACCTCGAGGTCTGGATTGCCGGTGAAGGCTCGTCGCGGCAACCACTGCAGGCACTGATTGATGAATTGCAATTGGGTGAACGCGTCAAGCTGATTGGGTTTTGCGATGACACCAAGGCATTCTATGAGTCCCTGGATTTATTTGTTCTTGCCAGTCAACGGGAGGGGCTCCCCAATGTCATCTTAGAAGCGGCTGCGATGAGCGTCCCCATTGTTTCGACGCGCGTCGCGGGTGTGCCCAAAATGCTCACCGACGGGGAGTCTGGCTTACTTTGCGACATCGGCGATTTGGAAGGTTTAACGTCCGCCATTGGCCGCTTGGCGAGCGACGGCCAAAAAAGGGCGTCGCTCGCCGCGTCGGCTCGAAAACTGATTGAGGAGCAATACAGCTTTCGAAAGCGAATGGAATGCATCCGTGGGATCTATGACCGGTTGCTATCGAAATCGAATTCCGCTGCCGACGATCCCTCGAATCGGCAAACCTGA
- a CDS encoding class I SAM-dependent methyltransferase, translating to MPSVLQFVPIVLGQNFGPQVLARTPEPDHQVVTDAEESVANYDQVMETKLAISYAIATEAIYRTRKSPTSRALDVACGPGHLTLNMARDLEIGEMIGIDLSQTMVYTASKNAREQRADAVQFQEGDATKLDFDDQAFDLCTMMDAAHHLPTPETLTKALTEMDRVTKPDGHIVLMDLVRLRTDDVTRKYVQLVGQEYEDLGLADFFNQFRDSMYAAWTPTELMSAIPLKTQRKWISLVPRGLPYAQFLFGIPAGQSSLFERKGAPWQSSPVRDSDTKEYQLARLGLGFCRQTEIDRTPTGPSLSTHR from the coding sequence ATGCCATCCGTTCTTCAATTCGTACCGATCGTCCTGGGGCAAAACTTTGGCCCGCAGGTTCTCGCACGCACACCGGAGCCGGACCATCAGGTCGTAACCGATGCAGAGGAGAGCGTGGCCAACTACGACCAAGTGATGGAGACCAAGCTCGCGATTTCGTATGCGATTGCTACCGAAGCTATCTATCGCACACGGAAAAGCCCAACCAGCCGTGCGCTCGACGTGGCCTGTGGTCCCGGGCACCTCACTCTGAACATGGCGCGTGACCTAGAAATTGGCGAGATGATCGGAATCGACCTCTCGCAGACGATGGTCTACACCGCGTCGAAAAATGCAAGAGAGCAACGAGCGGATGCGGTTCAGTTTCAGGAGGGCGACGCGACAAAGCTCGACTTTGACGACCAGGCCTTTGATCTATGCACCATGATGGATGCGGCTCATCACCTTCCCACGCCGGAAACACTGACCAAAGCGCTTACCGAAATGGATCGAGTTACCAAGCCCGATGGCCACATCGTGCTCATGGATTTGGTGCGGTTGCGGACGGACGATGTTACCCGAAAGTACGTTCAACTTGTCGGTCAAGAATACGAGGATTTGGGCCTTGCCGATTTTTTCAATCAGTTTCGTGACTCGATGTATGCAGCGTGGACACCAACCGAATTGATGTCGGCCATCCCGCTGAAGACGCAGCGCAAATGGATTTCGCTTGTGCCACGCGGTTTGCCGTACGCTCAGTTTTTGTTCGGCATTCCTGCAGGGCAGTCATCCTTGTTCGAACGAAAGGGGGCACCCTGGCAATCGTCTCCCGTCCGGGACTCCGATACCAAAGAGTATCAACTCGCGAGGCTTGGACTAGGGTTCTGTCGTCAAACTGAGATTGACCGGACGCCTACTGGCCCCAGTTTGTCAACACACCGCTAG
- a CDS encoding ThiF family adenylyltransferase produces the protein MPTPTFPPYIAAQDATPLQLPVATEPTSPWSYEEAFARNEGLISKEAQQKLRDCTVAIPGMGGVGGVHLITLARLGVGGFKIADADRFSVANFNRQYGANVNTVDAPKASTMAANALAINPELRLDVLDEFVTPENVDTFLDGVDVLVDGVDFFSIDARRMLFNEARKRGIWAITAGPIGFSTAWLVFDPAGMSFDDYFDIHDNMSKVDKLIAFAVGLAPKATQRAYTDLSKIDLESGSGPSTGFACQLASGVAASETMKIVTGRGRIAAVPVYQQFDAFRLRLASGRLSQGNRGPIQRIKRRFLTSICQRHGVVG, from the coding sequence ATGCCCACACCAACTTTCCCGCCCTACATCGCCGCCCAAGATGCGACTCCCTTGCAGTTGCCAGTTGCCACTGAGCCCACGAGCCCGTGGAGCTACGAGGAGGCCTTCGCCCGCAACGAGGGGCTGATTTCCAAAGAGGCCCAGCAAAAGCTTCGCGACTGCACCGTTGCAATCCCCGGAATGGGTGGCGTCGGCGGCGTGCATCTCATCACGCTTGCGCGATTGGGCGTCGGCGGATTCAAAATCGCCGATGCGGACCGATTCAGCGTCGCCAATTTCAATCGCCAATACGGCGCCAACGTCAACACCGTCGACGCTCCGAAAGCATCCACCATGGCGGCCAACGCCCTGGCGATCAATCCTGAACTGCGACTGGACGTGCTAGACGAGTTCGTCACGCCTGAAAACGTCGACACGTTCCTGGATGGCGTCGACGTACTGGTCGACGGAGTCGATTTCTTTTCGATCGACGCCCGCCGCATGCTCTTCAACGAAGCCCGCAAGCGCGGTATCTGGGCGATCACCGCGGGCCCGATCGGCTTCAGCACCGCCTGGCTCGTCTTCGATCCGGCCGGCATGTCCTTCGACGACTACTTTGACATCCACGACAACATGTCAAAAGTCGACAAACTGATCGCCTTCGCAGTCGGCCTGGCCCCCAAAGCGACCCAGCGCGCCTATACCGACCTTTCGAAAATCGACCTTGAGTCAGGATCGGGTCCGTCGACCGGTTTCGCTTGCCAACTTGCTAGCGGAGTCGCCGCCTCCGAAACGATGAAGATTGTTACAGGTCGTGGAAGGATTGCAGCGGTACCGGTATATCAGCAGTTTGATGCGTTTCGACTGCGGCTTGCATCGGGACGACTTTCACAGGGGAATCGCGGGCCAATCCAACGTATAAAGCGGCGTTTTCTCACCTCAATTTGCCAGCGTCATGGGGTTGTCGGCTAA
- a CDS encoding nitroreductase family protein, translating to MPPIDSPLTHQPAPHLAATGAEDALGNKDAAATVSAAQTLATRVYREAIQAGCAAPSADNNQPWLFRATEAGLSIYCDLTRRLPSDVDGMFDLLSLGAVVENIAQWIASAGYGTAVSLKGASDFAAADGSPSQIHVATVRIVDDQPSDNVDLADFIWDRHTNRYPFSPVCLTSEELDQVSSVLADTAELRVKWINERPLINRCANLVALSDSLRFRYQDFHEELHRQLRLSVAEADRTRDGLDYRTLGLPPGSKHFLRAIKPWRRMQMLNRLGMARALSLPSIPLIRNSGAIGFLYVKDRSPHSLLCGGRAMQRIWLQATKLGLAIHPLGSLPIFTANDSLPAELRVIADQIKTRSEGLIPPDDGFFQMAFRIGHPRRGVPIRSQRRDAKDVMLDSKNNNGSGQN from the coding sequence ATGCCCCCCATTGATTCCCCGCTAACACACCAGCCGGCGCCCCACCTCGCTGCGACAGGAGCCGAGGATGCGCTAGGCAACAAGGACGCTGCGGCAACAGTTTCGGCTGCGCAGACCCTAGCGACACGAGTCTACAGGGAAGCGATTCAAGCCGGCTGTGCCGCTCCATCGGCAGACAACAACCAACCCTGGCTATTCCGCGCAACCGAAGCGGGGCTGTCGATCTATTGCGACCTGACGCGGAGGCTTCCATCGGACGTCGACGGAATGTTCGACCTTTTGTCGCTCGGAGCAGTCGTCGAAAACATCGCCCAGTGGATCGCGAGCGCCGGCTACGGTACGGCAGTATCGCTCAAGGGGGCGTCAGATTTCGCTGCCGCCGATGGATCGCCCAGTCAGATCCACGTCGCCACGGTTCGAATCGTGGACGATCAGCCAAGTGACAATGTAGACCTGGCCGATTTCATCTGGGATCGACACACCAATCGGTATCCGTTCTCGCCGGTGTGCTTGACGTCGGAAGAGCTGGATCAGGTTTCGAGCGTGCTTGCTGACACAGCAGAGCTGCGCGTCAAATGGATAAACGAACGTCCACTAATCAATCGCTGCGCCAATCTGGTCGCCCTCTCCGATAGTCTGCGTTTCCGCTACCAGGATTTCCACGAGGAACTCCACCGTCAGCTACGGTTGAGCGTTGCAGAAGCAGACAGGACGCGAGACGGTCTGGACTACAGAACGCTTGGATTGCCTCCGGGATCTAAACACTTTCTCCGCGCGATCAAGCCCTGGCGCCGCATGCAAATGCTAAATCGACTCGGCATGGCCCGCGCGCTTTCCCTGCCTTCGATTCCGCTGATTCGAAACAGTGGCGCGATCGGGTTTTTGTACGTCAAAGACCGCTCACCGCATTCGCTGCTCTGCGGAGGCCGGGCGATGCAGAGAATCTGGCTGCAGGCCACGAAACTCGGACTAGCCATTCACCCGCTGGGCAGCTTACCGATTTTCACCGCAAACGACTCACTGCCGGCGGAATTGCGCGTGATTGCGGATCAAATCAAAACGCGGTCCGAGGGGCTGATCCCTCCGGACGATGGATTCTTTCAAATGGCGTTTCGGATCGGGCACCCCAGGAGGGGCGTACCGATTCGGTCGCAGCGTCGCGACGCAAAAGACGTGATGCTAGACAGCAAGAACAACAACGGGAGCGGACAGAACTGA
- a CDS encoding ABC transporter permease has protein sequence MRWNLAYRTLFHDRGKLIAGLVGVIFSVVLVNIQGGLFFGLIHKASMLVDRSNADLWIGHRGMHNVDFAHPIPERWRYVVAGVEGVDEVQPLRVEFGEMSLPGGGFENVVLVGIPETTDLGRAYSIVDGPENALDLHDAIIVDRCDSEKLVGPDIGELREVNGRRVRVAGKSNGILSFLVTPYIFTDYENAIELAGSDPSETSYLLASVAPGADRDAICREIKRLLPDVEAMTADEYASVSINFWMTRTGLGLSFGAATMLGLLVGLVMVGQTLYAMVLDRISEYATLRAIGLSERELLSILAFQSALVASIGIAIGMVITVILKTLLSTPRATIEIPLMLYVGCGVLIFAICLFAAGLPYLRVRRIDPHTALQS, from the coding sequence ATGCGTTGGAACCTTGCCTATCGCACTCTTTTCCATGACCGCGGCAAGCTAATTGCCGGCTTGGTCGGGGTGATCTTTTCCGTCGTGCTGGTGAACATCCAGGGCGGCCTGTTTTTTGGGCTGATCCACAAAGCCAGCATGCTGGTGGACCGCAGCAATGCAGACCTTTGGATCGGACATCGGGGAATGCACAACGTCGACTTCGCACATCCGATTCCCGAGCGATGGCGGTATGTGGTCGCTGGGGTTGAAGGGGTTGATGAAGTTCAACCGTTGCGGGTTGAGTTCGGCGAAATGTCGCTGCCAGGCGGAGGATTCGAAAACGTGGTCTTGGTCGGGATTCCAGAGACGACCGACTTGGGCCGAGCGTATAGCATTGTCGATGGTCCCGAGAACGCGCTCGACTTGCACGATGCGATTATCGTTGACCGGTGTGATAGCGAGAAACTGGTTGGACCCGACATCGGCGAGCTAAGGGAAGTGAACGGGCGTAGGGTGCGCGTTGCGGGAAAAAGCAACGGGATTCTCAGCTTTCTGGTGACTCCCTACATCTTTACAGACTACGAAAACGCAATCGAGCTTGCGGGTTCGGATCCATCGGAAACGTCTTACTTGCTCGCAAGTGTCGCGCCCGGCGCGGACCGCGATGCGATTTGTCGGGAAATCAAGCGGTTGCTCCCCGACGTCGAAGCGATGACGGCCGACGAGTACGCTTCGGTCAGCATCAATTTCTGGATGACCCGCACGGGATTGGGGCTCAGTTTCGGTGCGGCGACCATGCTGGGACTGCTGGTCGGACTGGTGATGGTCGGGCAGACCTTGTACGCGATGGTGCTGGACCGTATCAGCGAGTACGCCACGCTGCGGGCGATCGGGTTGAGCGAACGTGAGCTTCTGTCCATCCTGGCGTTTCAGTCTGCGCTGGTTGCATCGATCGGGATTGCGATAGGGATGGTGATCACGGTCATCTTAAAAACGCTACTCAGTACACCGCGGGCGACGATCGAAATTCCGTTGATGCTGTACGTCGGGTGTGGCGTGTTGATCTTTGCGATCTGCTTGTTCGCGGCCGGCTTGCCGTACCTGCGCGTCCGGCGTATCGACCCCCATACGGCACTGCAGTCATGA
- a CDS encoding ABC transporter ATP-binding protein: MTTTNTGTTAYRPTDVPVGVQYSQGLASGQKTSAMTNHALEAKAIAKSYVIGGQSRPVLDGIDFHVDPGECVFLAGPSGSGKTTLLSILGLLLTSDSGQLLLKGRRVDGLTEGERTLVRRERIGFVFQRFQLINGLTAEDNVSIPLTMDGMPLREARDRAGALLCRMGLEDHRKALPTSMSPGQCQRVALARAVINEPELILADEPTAALDGKSGQAVMELLHQLTKEFASSTVVVTHDPRIYQYADRICEMENGKFK; the protein is encoded by the coding sequence ATGACCACCACGAACACCGGCACGACGGCCTACAGGCCCACCGATGTGCCTGTCGGTGTTCAATATAGTCAGGGACTTGCGTCCGGACAGAAAACGTCTGCGATGACAAACCACGCGTTGGAAGCCAAAGCGATCGCGAAATCGTACGTGATCGGTGGCCAGTCACGCCCGGTGCTCGACGGCATCGACTTCCATGTCGATCCGGGGGAATGCGTCTTTTTGGCCGGACCCTCGGGAAGTGGGAAAACGACCTTGCTGTCGATCTTGGGGCTGCTGCTGACATCCGATTCCGGTCAGCTACTCCTCAAGGGTCGCCGCGTTGATGGTTTGACGGAAGGGGAACGCACGCTGGTGCGGCGCGAGCGGATCGGATTCGTGTTCCAGCGATTTCAACTGATCAACGGGTTGACCGCCGAAGATAATGTCTCCATCCCGCTAACGATGGACGGGATGCCGCTTCGTGAAGCCCGTGATCGCGCCGGCGCATTGCTGTGCCGAATGGGGCTGGAGGATCACCGCAAAGCACTGCCGACGTCGATGAGCCCCGGCCAATGTCAACGCGTGGCACTGGCCCGTGCCGTGATCAACGAACCGGAATTGATCCTGGCCGACGAACCGACGGCGGCGTTGGATGGGAAATCGGGACAGGCCGTGATGGAGTTGTTGCACCAGTTGACCAAAGAGTTCGCCAGTTCGACCGTCGTCGTGACGCATGATCCCAGGATCTACCAGTACGCCGATCGAATCTGCGAAATGGAAAACGGGAAATTCAAATGA